Proteins from one Armatimonadota bacterium genomic window:
- a CDS encoding DUF1929 domain-containing protein codes for MLNKAFLNDRCSQYIHPPGFGLSAGDRPGSALNKKAGFASTSIKMLSTLALIFAFVAQPPSAPAQPTELTEGKWKFIEVPDSPYQSARPVRWREHPLGLVEPMTHDVFKNPKDYACFHNNSSAYPEIRDTFGVHAALLPLRMKLTDESQFEERGTVFLMGRGYQIASGSPPLNRVSFNSFLLWRHPWQGSGQTRNAFGFAGYTRDAVTNESQESSLYISSSNLFCSGHVLLGDGRLMVVGGTYIEPGSGSQPAHGLRSLFAFCLEDWRHKADQETSAQGGWEGTPYDPQLPPYYPTMPEMNEKRWYSTPLLLQNGKVLIVGGIDKTSGSTQCNEQSDPTTKRYTTTYQLYNPVSNQIELTKPFNTASCTGQNSEAFQLFDDHRRVLGDEYPRLHLASYMKDTAIASKTVYAGPFRPSFLLNTDDCDPNDWLWKAKDHTAEPNRFGGASVLMPRIGPGTLNPSSASLQVLSQVMRVGGTDHDENERDPWTGGDFASLFTYSHSASSQEHQVAISRQMMASYERTGGKHASAVLLPNGAVFVAGGTLKPNEGDCWDGGQPLPVRLYADWLNPGASDSDWTTVPWAALDDLPDSDIDAAYQNENPNVGKGTPDGARMYHSAMIPLPDGTVLATGTDMDGLYDQGIPGYPHRSVRNLYPTIYVPPYLYKQDGNQAVRINDATDRPKITDTAMPNNETAYYGQAIEVGRFVPSGRALRSVHLLRPSTATHSVNFDQRLVRCYFEDDDEEDKVEITMPWDPQIAPPGWYMVFLVDSQGVPSIAKWVQLIPDPLLEEPCEAQSEMEFYLEGSEGEGEETNEELIDLPIAREIYMAPIRVEIRGCDDGRLCGVYRLSVDGLEPGGFVRSRLHAGLAPGMYDFYVRPQEGYLGKRFAAEVARGGIVRASLLSGDVNGDNRVDADDVAAMTAQTGQRSDRRAGQRLSGDLNKDGQANEADMEILLRNLGRQGD; via the coding sequence ATGTTGAACAAAGCGTTTCTGAATGATCGCTGTTCGCAGTATATCCACCCCCCCGGCTTTGGGCTGAGCGCCGGGGATCGACCGGGTAGCGCCTTAAACAAAAAGGCCGGATTTGCATCGACCTCTATCAAGATGCTCTCGACCCTCGCTTTGATCTTCGCATTTGTCGCCCAGCCGCCGTCCGCCCCCGCCCAGCCGACCGAACTGACCGAAGGCAAGTGGAAGTTTATCGAAGTACCGGACAGTCCGTACCAGAGCGCCCGACCGGTGCGATGGCGGGAGCATCCGTTGGGCCTCGTGGAACCGATGACCCACGATGTCTTCAAGAACCCCAAGGACTACGCTTGCTTTCACAACAACAGCAGCGCGTATCCTGAGATCAGGGATACCTTTGGGGTTCACGCCGCATTGTTGCCATTGCGCATGAAGTTGACGGACGAGAGCCAGTTCGAGGAGCGCGGCACGGTATTCTTGATGGGACGCGGATATCAAATTGCCTCGGGCAGTCCGCCCTTGAACCGCGTGTCGTTCAATAGCTTCTTGCTTTGGCGGCATCCGTGGCAGGGCAGCGGTCAAACGCGAAACGCCTTTGGCTTTGCGGGCTATACGCGAGACGCCGTTACAAACGAGTCGCAGGAATCCAGCTTGTACATATCCTCGTCGAACCTCTTTTGCTCCGGCCATGTCCTGCTCGGCGATGGCCGTCTGATGGTCGTAGGCGGCACCTACATCGAGCCGGGCTCCGGCTCTCAACCGGCTCACGGCTTGCGATCCCTGTTCGCGTTCTGTTTGGAGGATTGGCGGCACAAGGCCGATCAAGAAACCAGCGCCCAGGGCGGATGGGAAGGCACGCCCTACGATCCGCAACTGCCGCCTTACTACCCCACGATGCCAGAAATGAACGAAAAGCGCTGGTATTCAACGCCGCTCTTGCTGCAGAATGGCAAGGTTCTCATAGTTGGCGGCATCGACAAGACGAGCGGATCGACCCAGTGCAACGAGCAGAGCGATCCGACGACCAAGCGGTACACGACGACCTATCAGCTCTACAACCCGGTCAGCAATCAGATCGAGCTCACCAAGCCGTTCAACACGGCTTCCTGCACCGGGCAGAACAGCGAGGCGTTCCAGTTGTTCGACGACCACCGAAGAGTCCTTGGCGACGAATATCCTCGACTGCATCTGGCGTCGTATATGAAAGATACGGCGATAGCGAGCAAAACGGTTTACGCCGGACCGTTTCGTCCGTCGTTTCTGCTAAACACCGACGACTGCGACCCGAACGACTGGCTGTGGAAGGCGAAAGATCATACTGCAGAGCCCAATCGATTTGGCGGCGCGTCCGTGCTCATGCCGCGGATCGGTCCGGGGACGCTCAACCCTTCTTCGGCCTCGTTGCAGGTTCTGAGCCAGGTTATGCGCGTCGGGGGCACGGATCACGACGAAAACGAACGCGACCCGTGGACCGGCGGCGACTTTGCTTCTCTGTTCACCTATAGCCATAGCGCCTCGAGCCAGGAGCACCAAGTCGCCATCTCGCGCCAGATGATGGCGAGCTACGAGCGCACAGGCGGCAAGCACGCGAGCGCGGTGTTGTTGCCGAACGGCGCCGTCTTCGTCGCCGGCGGCACGCTCAAGCCGAACGAAGGCGACTGCTGGGACGGGGGGCAGCCTCTGCCCGTTCGTCTCTATGCCGACTGGTTAAACCCGGGCGCGAGCGACAGCGATTGGACGACGGTGCCCTGGGCAGCGCTGGACGATCTGCCGGACAGTGACATCGATGCGGCTTATCAAAACGAGAATCCCAATGTCGGCAAGGGAACGCCGGACGGCGCACGCATGTACCATTCGGCCATGATTCCTTTGCCCGATGGAACCGTTTTGGCAACGGGCACCGACATGGACGGGCTGTATGACCAAGGGATCCCTGGCTATCCCCACCGGTCGGTGCGGAATCTCTATCCGACTATCTATGTTCCTCCGTACCTGTACAAGCAGGACGGCAATCAGGCGGTGCGGATAAACGATGCGACGGACCGACCGAAGATTACGGACACGGCGATGCCGAACAACGAGACCGCCTACTACGGCCAAGCGATCGAGGTCGGCCGTTTTGTTCCTTCGGGCCGCGCGCTTCGGTCGGTGCACCTCTTGCGTCCCAGCACGGCGACCCATTCGGTCAACTTCGATCAGCGGTTGGTGCGATGCTATTTTGAAGACGACGACGAGGAAGACAAGGTCGAGATCACCATGCCTTGGGACCCGCAGATCGCGCCGCCCGGATGGTATATGGTTTTCCTGGTCGATAGCCAAGGCGTCCCTTCGATCGCTAAGTGGGTTCAATTGATTCCGGACCCCCTGTTGGAAGAGCCGTGCGAAGCGCAGTCCGAAATGGAATTCTATCTGGAAGGCTCGGAGGGCGAAGGGGAGGAGACCAACGAAGAGCTGATCGATCTGCCTATAGCGCGCGAGATCTACATGGCGCCCATAAGGGTCGAGATTCGAGGCTGCGACGACGGACGGCTCTGCGGCGTCTATCGGCTCTCGGTGGACGGTTTGGAGCCGGGCGGTTTCGTCCGTTCTCGGCTTCATGCCGGACTTGCGCCGGGAATGTACGACTTCTACGTTAGGCCTCAAGAGGGCTATTTGGGCAAGCGGTTTGCGGCCGAGGTTGCCCGCGGCGGCATCGTTCGGGCATCGTTGCTGTCGGGCGATGTGAACGGGGACAATCGGGTGGACGCGGACGACGTCGCCGCTATGACCGCTCAGACCGGACAGCGATCCGACCGGCGCGCCGGGCAACGGCTCTCGGGCGATCTGAACAAGGACGGCCAGGCGAACGAAGCGGACATGGAGATTCTGCTTCGCAACCTGGGCCGCCAAGGAGACTGA
- a CDS encoding NAD(P)-dependent oxidoreductase yields the protein MRALITGGAGFLGLHAANGFHQRGAEVELLDIAEIDPSEYPEGIVLHKVDVRDSEAMGKVVAHGRYDAIVHGAAALPLWKKEDIFTTNVDGTRRVLEAAVKHAVPRVVFIGSTAVYGVPEKHPIYEDDPLQGVGPYGESKILAERVCLEFREQGRCVPIIRPKTFIGPARLGIFQVLYDWANDGKRIPMIGKGDNRYQLLDVADLVEAIWLATTAELEAANDTFNVGAERFGTVREDLQALCDFAQSGARPAGFPAGPVKAILRMAEILKLSPLYKWIYATADRDSFVSVEKIKERLGWSARYSNAEALIRSYQWFLEHKSELQGASGITHRTAWNQGILKLFKRFM from the coding sequence ATGCGAGCATTGATTACGGGCGGGGCGGGATTCTTGGGGCTGCACGCGGCCAACGGCTTTCACCAACGGGGCGCCGAGGTCGAACTGTTAGACATTGCAGAGATCGACCCGAGCGAGTACCCCGAAGGCATTGTGCTGCACAAAGTGGACGTGCGCGACTCCGAAGCCATGGGCAAAGTTGTTGCCCATGGCCGATACGACGCCATCGTCCACGGCGCGGCCGCGCTGCCCTTGTGGAAGAAAGAGGATATTTTCACCACCAATGTGGACGGCACGCGGCGAGTATTGGAAGCGGCCGTTAAACACGCCGTCCCGCGGGTCGTCTTCATCGGCTCGACCGCAGTCTATGGCGTGCCCGAAAAGCACCCGATCTACGAGGACGACCCCTTGCAAGGCGTTGGCCCCTATGGCGAGAGCAAGATTCTGGCCGAGCGCGTTTGCTTGGAGTTTAGAGAGCAGGGCCGCTGCGTGCCCATCATTCGACCCAAAACCTTCATCGGTCCGGCGCGATTGGGCATCTTTCAGGTGCTGTACGATTGGGCGAACGACGGCAAACGCATACCCATGATCGGCAAAGGAGACAACCGCTATCAACTTTTGGACGTGGCCGACCTGGTCGAGGCCATCTGGCTGGCGACGACTGCCGAATTGGAAGCGGCGAACGATACCTTCAACGTAGGCGCCGAGCGGTTTGGCACGGTGCGAGAAGACCTGCAGGCGCTGTGCGACTTTGCACAGTCCGGCGCTCGTCCCGCGGGCTTCCCGGCCGGTCCGGTCAAGGCGATCCTGCGAATGGCAGAGATACTGAAGCTTTCGCCGCTCTACAAGTGGATCTATGCGACCGCCGACCGCGATTCGTTCGTGTCGGTCGAGAAAATCAAGGAGCGGTTGGGCTGGTCGGCTCGATACAGCAACGCCGAGGCGCTGATCCGGTCGTACCAGTGGTTCTTGGAGCACAAGTCAGAGTTACAAGGTGCGTCGGGAATAACCCATCGCACGGCCTGGAACCAAGGCATCCTCAAACTCTTCAAGCGCTTTATGTAG